A region of Streptomyces paludis DNA encodes the following proteins:
- a CDS encoding family 2 encapsulin nanocompartment cargo protein terpene cyclase: MTQPFVLPDFYMAYPARLNPHLEEARAHSTEWARGMGMLEGSGVWEESDLAAHDYALLCAYTHPDCDGPDLSLVTDWYVWVFFFDDHFLEVYKRPQDREGGKAYLERLAAFMPMDLADGFPEPTNPVEAGLADLWARTVPSMSPAWRKRFAESTENLLNESDWELSNINAERVANPVEYIEMRRKVGGAPWSAGLVEFAAGAEIPAALADSRPLRVLKDTFSDAVHLRNDLFSYQREIEEEGELSNGVLVLETFLGCTTQEAADAVNDLLTSRIQQFENTALTELGPLFAETGTGPQGAADTLAYVKGLQDWQSGGHEWHMRSSRYMNGVGDGVGDGAGEADGSGAGEGAGAPVPLFSMTPVGLGTSDFARAIASYGAGAPARARSHSHVPFQRVGPSQLPDFQMPFELKLSPHLDHSREHTVEWAHRMGILEAQPGIPGSGVWDEERIRRIDLPLCSAGIHPDASPEGLDLTSDWLAWGTYGDDYFPVVYGNARDLAGAKACNERLSLFMPIDDPTDPTATPEPATALERGLADLWVRTAGPMEPEARRTFRTAVEEMTASWLWELANQAQNRIPDPVDYIEMRRRTFGSDMTMSLSRLSHGKRVPPEIYRTGPMRSLENAAQDYACLLNDVFSYQKEIEFEGEVHNGVLVVQNFFNCDYPTALRIIDDLMNGRMRQFQHVVAHELPALYDDFALDADARAVLDGYVAELENWLSGILNWHHGCKRYKEHELLEDRARIKGWLPPVPNGLGTSAARTRLLGWEPTRSSVREVPQMAQ, encoded by the coding sequence GTGACTCAGCCCTTCGTACTGCCGGATTTCTATATGGCGTATCCGGCCCGTCTCAATCCCCATCTGGAGGAGGCCCGGGCCCACTCCACGGAGTGGGCCAGAGGCATGGGAATGCTGGAGGGTTCAGGGGTGTGGGAGGAGTCCGACCTCGCCGCGCACGACTACGCGCTGCTCTGCGCGTACACCCACCCCGACTGCGACGGACCGGATCTTTCGCTGGTCACCGACTGGTATGTGTGGGTGTTCTTCTTCGACGACCACTTCCTTGAGGTCTACAAGCGCCCGCAGGACCGGGAGGGCGGCAAGGCGTATCTGGAGCGGCTGGCCGCCTTCATGCCGATGGATCTGGCCGACGGCTTTCCCGAGCCGACGAATCCGGTCGAGGCGGGCCTCGCCGACCTCTGGGCGCGTACGGTCCCGAGCATGTCGCCGGCCTGGCGGAAGCGGTTCGCCGAGTCGACGGAGAATCTGCTCAACGAGTCCGACTGGGAACTGTCCAACATCAACGCGGAGCGCGTGGCCAACCCCGTCGAGTACATCGAGATGCGCCGCAAGGTCGGCGGCGCGCCCTGGTCCGCCGGGCTGGTCGAGTTCGCGGCGGGTGCCGAGATCCCGGCCGCGCTGGCGGACTCCCGGCCGCTGCGGGTCCTGAAGGACACGTTCTCGGACGCGGTCCATCTGCGCAACGACCTGTTCTCGTACCAGCGGGAGATCGAGGAGGAGGGCGAGCTGAGCAATGGCGTCCTCGTGCTGGAGACCTTCCTCGGCTGTACGACACAGGAGGCGGCCGACGCCGTCAACGATCTGCTGACCTCCCGTATCCAGCAGTTCGAGAACACGGCGCTGACGGAGCTGGGGCCGCTCTTCGCGGAGACGGGCACGGGCCCGCAGGGCGCGGCGGACACGCTCGCGTATGTGAAGGGGCTCCAGGACTGGCAGTCCGGCGGGCACGAGTGGCACATGCGCTCCAGCCGGTACATGAACGGCGTGGGGGACGGCGTTGGGGACGGCGCGGGGGAGGCGGACGGGTCGGGTGCCGGGGAGGGCGCGGGCGCTCCGGTGCCGCTGTTCTCCATGACTCCGGTCGGGCTCGGCACCTCCGACTTCGCCCGGGCCATCGCGTCGTACGGCGCGGGCGCCCCCGCGCGGGCGCGCAGCCACAGCCATGTGCCGTTCCAGCGGGTCGGCCCCTCCCAACTGCCGGACTTCCAGATGCCGTTCGAGCTGAAGCTGAGCCCGCATCTGGACCACTCGCGGGAGCACACCGTCGAATGGGCCCACCGCATGGGGATCCTGGAGGCGCAGCCCGGCATCCCCGGCTCCGGCGTCTGGGACGAGGAGCGGATCCGCCGGATCGACCTGCCGCTCTGCTCCGCCGGTATCCACCCGGACGCGTCGCCCGAGGGCCTCGACCTGACCTCCGACTGGCTCGCCTGGGGGACGTACGGGGACGACTACTTCCCGGTCGTGTACGGGAACGCGCGCGATCTCGCGGGCGCGAAGGCGTGCAACGAGCGGCTGTCGCTGTTCATGCCGATCGACGATCCCACCGACCCCACCGCGACGCCCGAGCCGGCCACCGCGCTGGAACGGGGGCTGGCCGATCTGTGGGTGCGTACGGCCGGCCCGATGGAGCCGGAGGCGCGGCGTACGTTCCGGACGGCTGTCGAGGAGATGACGGCCAGCTGGCTGTGGGAGCTGGCCAATCAGGCGCAGAACCGTATCCCCGACCCCGTCGACTACATCGAGATGCGCCGCAGGACTTTCGGCTCCGACATGACGATGAGCCTGTCCCGGCTGAGCCACGGCAAGCGGGTGCCGCCCGAGATCTACCGCACGGGCCCGATGCGCTCCCTGGAGAACGCGGCGCAGGACTACGCCTGTCTGCTGAACGACGTCTTCTCGTACCAGAAGGAGATCGAGTTCGAGGGCGAGGTGCACAACGGGGTGCTCGTCGTGCAGAACTTCTTCAACTGCGACTATCCGACCGCCCTGCGGATCATCGACGACCTGATGAACGGGCGGATGCGTCAGTTCCAGCATGTCGTCGCCCATGAACTGCCCGCGCTGTACGACGATTTCGCGCTGGACGCGGACGCGCGCGCGGTGCTGGACGGCTATGTGGCCGAGCTGGAGAACTGGCTCTCCGGCATCCTCAACTGGCACCACGGCTGCAAGCGTTACAAGGAGCACGAACTGCTGGAGGACCGCGCCCGGATCAAGGGCTGGCTGCCGCCCGTGCCGAACGGGCTCGGCACCTCGGCGGCGCGGACGCGGCTGCTTGGCTGGGAGCCGACTCGGTCATCGGTACGAGAGGTGCCCCAGATGGCGCAGTAA
- a CDS encoding beta-ketoacyl-ACP synthase 3, giving the protein MLTAVAGWVPGEPVRNEALPAAWDVDDAWVRKRTGIGSRHRAGAGVSTGDLAYEAARRLIGRPAGPLHERPDAVVLATATPDHPCPATAPALAARLGLGQVPAFDIGAVCSGFVYGLAVCHGLIVSGLYDRILLVGADVYSTLLDPMDRSTGVVFGDGAGAALIGAGRPGDPGELLAFDLGSDGTEHGLVAVDGGGARARSLPGPEGEWDPYFRMRGRTVYQHAVERMTGSCRSLLRTVDWEADEVDHFVPHQANGRILRSVADRLGIDAARCVVHLDRVGNTGAASIPLALADAAADKRFRAGDRMLLTAFGGGLTWGTAALRWPGPAS; this is encoded by the coding sequence GTGCTGACGGCCGTCGCCGGGTGGGTGCCGGGCGAGCCGGTGCGCAATGAGGCGCTGCCCGCCGCGTGGGACGTGGACGACGCGTGGGTGCGCAAGCGCACGGGCATCGGCAGCCGGCACCGGGCGGGCGCGGGGGTGTCGACGGGGGACCTGGCGTACGAGGCGGCGCGGCGGCTGATCGGCCGGCCGGCCGGTCCGCTCCACGAACGGCCGGACGCCGTCGTGCTGGCCACGGCCACGCCCGATCATCCCTGCCCCGCCACCGCCCCCGCGCTGGCGGCCCGGCTCGGGCTCGGCCAGGTGCCCGCGTTCGACATCGGCGCGGTGTGCAGCGGCTTCGTCTACGGACTCGCGGTCTGCCATGGGCTGATCGTGTCCGGGCTGTACGACCGGATACTGCTGGTCGGCGCGGATGTCTACTCGACCCTGCTGGACCCGATGGACCGCTCGACCGGTGTGGTCTTCGGCGACGGCGCGGGCGCCGCCCTCATCGGCGCGGGCCGGCCCGGTGACCCGGGCGAACTGCTCGCCTTCGACCTGGGCAGCGACGGTACGGAGCACGGTCTTGTCGCGGTGGACGGCGGTGGCGCGCGGGCGCGGTCGCTGCCCGGTCCCGAGGGCGAGTGGGACCCGTACTTCCGGATGCGTGGCCGGACTGTTTATCAGCACGCGGTTGAGCGAATGACCGGTTCGTGCCGATCGCTTCTGCGCACGGTGGACTGGGAAGCGGACGAGGTCGATCATTTCGTACCACATCAGGCCAATGGCCGGATCCTGCGCTCCGTCGCGGACCGGCTCGGGATCGACGCCGCGCGCTGTGTCGTCCATCTCGACCGCGTGGGCAACACGGGCGCGGCGTCGATCCCGCTGGCCCTGGCCGACGCGGCGGCGGACAAGCGGTTCCGGGCGGGTGACCGGATGCTGCTGACGGCCTTCGGCGGCGGCCTGACCTGGGGAACGGCGGCCCTGCGCTGGCCCGGGCCGGCTTCTTAG
- a CDS encoding beta-ketoacyl-[acyl-carrier-protein] synthase family protein translates to MTRTTAGRDGGGGTGATGGSRSGPGEVAVTGVGVVTPAGTDEEAFWAGLCAGRSVARRLPELAGMPVDFACAIGGPPPAEDVGRIAVPPIAASPIAAPAISAPALDLDAAVGGRSVWRMARFVKLALVAARQAVADAGLSPATWEAGRVGVVLGVGVGGVSVLADNALRLRDEGPEAVSPLLVPMMIPNAAAGEVAIALRAQGPSLSPATACASGATAIALARDLLAGGQCDVVVAGGAESVLTPLVVTAFARMGALSARTGDPAGASRPFAVDRDGFVIGEGAAMVVLERVADARARGRAPRALLAGAGSSTDAHHPTAPAPHGRVAQAAVETALREAGWSAYDVEHVNAHGTSTQLNDAMEAELIERVYPRRPSVTAIKGVLGHTLAAAGAIEAVATVLTLERGIVPPIANLDAPAVGFDLDCVTKEPRRQPVETAVSHSFGFGGHNVALAFRRA, encoded by the coding sequence ATGACGCGGACGACAGCTGGGCGGGACGGTGGTGGGGGCACCGGGGCGACCGGGGGGAGCAGGAGCGGGCCGGGTGAGGTCGCGGTGACCGGGGTCGGGGTTGTCACCCCGGCCGGCACCGACGAGGAGGCGTTCTGGGCCGGGCTCTGCGCCGGTCGGTCCGTAGCGCGGCGGCTGCCCGAACTGGCCGGGATGCCGGTCGACTTCGCGTGCGCGATCGGGGGGCCGCCGCCGGCCGAAGACGTCGGCAGGATCGCCGTGCCCCCGATCGCCGCGTCCCCGATCGCCGCGCCCGCGATCTCTGCGCCCGCGCTCGATCTGGATGCCGCCGTGGGCGGGCGTTCGGTGTGGCGGATGGCGCGCTTCGTGAAGCTGGCGCTGGTCGCGGCCCGGCAGGCGGTGGCGGACGCCGGGCTCTCCCCCGCGACCTGGGAGGCGGGCCGGGTGGGCGTGGTGCTCGGGGTGGGCGTCGGCGGGGTCTCCGTACTCGCCGACAACGCGTTGCGGCTGCGCGACGAGGGGCCGGAGGCCGTCTCCCCGCTGCTGGTGCCGATGATGATCCCGAACGCGGCGGCCGGGGAGGTCGCCATCGCGCTCCGCGCCCAGGGCCCGAGCCTCTCCCCGGCGACGGCCTGCGCGTCCGGGGCCACCGCGATCGCGCTGGCCCGCGATCTGCTGGCGGGCGGGCAGTGCGATGTGGTGGTGGCGGGGGGCGCCGAGTCCGTACTGACCCCGTTGGTCGTGACGGCGTTCGCGCGGATGGGCGCGCTGTCGGCGCGTACCGGCGACCCGGCCGGGGCGTCGCGGCCGTTCGCGGTGGACCGGGACGGGTTTGTGATCGGTGAGGGCGCGGCCATGGTGGTGCTGGAGCGCGTGGCGGACGCGCGGGCGCGGGGGCGCGCGCCGCGCGCGCTGCTCGCGGGCGCGGGTTCGAGCACCGACGCACACCATCCCACGGCGCCCGCGCCGCACGGCCGGGTGGCACAGGCGGCGGTCGAGACGGCGCTGCGGGAGGCGGGGTGGAGCGCGTACGACGTGGAGCATGTCAATGCGCACGGCACATCCACGCAGCTCAACGATGCTATGGAGGCCGAGCTGATCGAGCGCGTTTATCCGCGAAGGCCCTCCGTCACCGCGATCAAGGGCGTGCTGGGGCACACGCTGGCGGCGGCCGGGGCGATCGAGGCGGTGGCGACCGTACTGACGCTGGAGCGCGGGATCGTGCCGCCGATCGCCAATCTGGACGCGCCCGCTGTGGGGTTCGACCTGGACTGTGTGACGAAGGAGCCGCGACGGCAGCCGGTGGAGACCGCGGTCAGTCATTCGTTCGGTTTTGGCGGGCACAATGTCGCGCTGGCGTTCCGGAGGGCTTGA
- a CDS encoding acyl-CoA dehydrogenase family protein, with amino-acid sequence MDRLTRVLFGTDFGREHEPWRRLAASEPFRRRPGATGARRLSLAYDRLRTVNDSLADPAALVADPRALAALHEWLCPVDPVFATVAGIHYNLFLGSLADHQGWGPSGGPSGGHSGGHSSEGRDLSDFLALRRVGTFLCTEVAHGNDAVGVETTATYDRERDGFVLRTPHAGAQKFMPNTGPAGGPKSGVVAARLLVDGVDHGVFLFLTPLTELAEAAEGPGEPTALADGASVRPLPGVRVRALPARLGAPVDHCLTSFDDVFVGRDALLAGPHGRLGADGVFRSESPNRRRRLLLSIARVTPGKLSMSACAVGSARLTLAIAVRYGGHRLISGARGTGRVPVLAHRSHYGPLVEGLAMVFAMSLLHRTAVDAWETRTAETEAAAERLVAVAKGWITWRAREVIVECRERCGAQGLLENNGMAELLIGIEGAITAEGDNLAIHVKAAAEMLFAPEGEPGVGTGEGGAGDRVLPAEARELTEPDFLDGLLIAIEDLWLDRARRRMADAPRGDALLRWNVASGAALRAVEAHAYRRAAEAYDSALAATEGETGAETTTEAARAAGLVRLLRRLFVLRWVARNSGDLLAAGRLAARHVVELPEAVEALVERLAPHAPLLVRAFALPEELLADLPIAGADYVEAYDDPEGPWQTGARTDVRRGAREDDQGSPGDSAAPDIRRNTVVVPCGTG; translated from the coding sequence GTGGACCGGTTGACGCGCGTGCTGTTCGGTACGGACTTCGGGCGCGAGCACGAGCCGTGGCGCCGGCTCGCCGCCTCGGAGCCGTTCCGCCGCCGGCCGGGCGCCACGGGGGCGCGGCGGCTCTCGCTGGCGTACGACCGGTTGCGTACCGTCAACGACTCGCTCGCGGACCCGGCGGCCCTGGTCGCCGACCCGCGCGCGCTGGCCGCGCTGCACGAGTGGCTGTGCCCGGTCGATCCGGTGTTCGCGACGGTCGCGGGGATTCACTACAACCTGTTCCTGGGGAGCCTGGCCGATCATCAGGGGTGGGGGCCCTCCGGCGGTCCCTCTGGCGGCCACTCCGGCGGGCACTCCAGCGAAGGACGGGATCTCTCCGACTTCTTGGCGCTGCGCCGTGTGGGCACCTTCCTCTGTACGGAGGTGGCGCACGGCAACGACGCGGTCGGCGTCGAGACGACCGCGACGTACGACCGCGAGCGGGACGGTTTCGTGCTGCGCACGCCGCATGCCGGGGCGCAGAAGTTCATGCCCAACACCGGTCCGGCGGGCGGCCCGAAGAGCGGGGTGGTCGCGGCGCGGCTGCTGGTGGACGGGGTGGACCACGGCGTCTTCCTGTTCCTGACGCCGCTGACGGAGTTGGCAGAGGCGGCGGAGGGGCCCGGTGAGCCGACCGCGCTGGCGGACGGTGCCTCCGTACGACCGTTGCCGGGTGTACGGGTGCGCGCGCTGCCCGCGCGGCTTGGCGCCCCGGTCGACCACTGCCTGACCTCGTTCGACGACGTCTTCGTCGGGCGCGACGCGCTGCTGGCGGGCCCGCACGGCCGGCTCGGCGCGGACGGGGTGTTCCGCAGCGAGAGCCCCAACCGCCGTCGGCGTCTGCTGCTCTCCATCGCCCGGGTCACCCCGGGCAAGCTCTCGATGAGCGCGTGCGCCGTCGGCTCGGCGCGGCTGACGCTGGCGATCGCCGTACGGTACGGCGGCCACCGGCTGATCTCCGGCGCCCGAGGTACGGGCCGGGTGCCGGTTCTCGCCCACCGCAGCCACTACGGCCCGCTGGTGGAGGGGCTGGCCATGGTCTTCGCGATGAGCCTGCTGCACCGTACGGCCGTCGACGCGTGGGAGACGCGCACGGCGGAGACCGAGGCGGCGGCGGAACGGCTGGTCGCGGTGGCCAAGGGGTGGATCACCTGGCGGGCGCGCGAGGTGATCGTGGAGTGCCGTGAACGGTGCGGCGCACAGGGCCTGTTGGAGAACAACGGCATGGCCGAGCTGCTGATCGGCATCGAGGGCGCCATCACGGCGGAGGGCGACAACCTCGCGATCCATGTGAAGGCGGCGGCGGAGATGCTGTTCGCGCCGGAGGGCGAGCCGGGCGTGGGGACGGGTGAGGGCGGCGCAGGCGATCGGGTCCTCCCCGCCGAGGCGCGCGAGCTGACGGAGCCGGACTTCCTGGACGGCCTGCTCATCGCCATCGAGGATCTGTGGCTGGACCGGGCCCGCCGCCGTATGGCCGACGCCCCCCGCGGCGATGCCCTCCTCCGCTGGAACGTTGCCTCAGGCGCCGCGCTGCGCGCTGTCGAGGCCCATGCGTACCGCCGCGCGGCCGAGGCGTACGATTCGGCGCTCGCGGCGACGGAGGGGGAGACGGGGGCCGAGACAACGACGGAAGCGGCGCGCGCCGCCGGTCTGGTGCGGTTGCTGCGGCGGCTCTTCGTGCTCCGCTGGGTGGCGCGCAACAGCGGCGATCTGCTGGCCGCCGGGCGGCTCGCCGCGCGGCATGTCGTCGAGCTGCCCGAGGCCGTCGAGGCGCTCGTCGAGCGGCTGGCGCCGCACGCGCCCCTGCTGGTGCGCGCGTTCGCGCTGCCCGAGGAGCTGCTCGCCGACCTGCCGATCGCCGGGGCGGACTACGTCGAGGCGTACGACGACCCGGAGGGGCCCTGGCAGACCGGAGCGCGTACGGACGTACGCCGGGGCGCGCGGGAGGACGACCAAGGGTCCCCGGGTGATTCGGCCGCCCCGGACATCCGGCGGAACACCGTCGTCGTCCCGTGCGGGACCGGATGA
- a CDS encoding acyl carrier protein produces the protein MTTSPTPIHPKITEVLTGTFKVPEAEIVPEATMDSLEMDSLAVAEFAVIIKETLGVVADSGTVLKDASLAEITAYLDQAAVGAGR, from the coding sequence ATGACCACCAGCCCGACCCCCATCCACCCGAAGATCACCGAAGTACTCACCGGAACCTTCAAGGTCCCCGAGGCGGAGATCGTCCCCGAGGCCACCATGGACAGCCTGGAGATGGACTCCCTGGCGGTCGCCGAGTTCGCCGTGATCATCAAGGAGACGCTGGGCGTCGTCGCCGACTCCGGGACGGTCCTCAAGGACGCCTCGCTGGCCGAGATCACCGCGTACCTCGACCAGGCGGCCGTGGGCGCCGGCCGATGA
- a CDS encoding beta-ketoacyl-[acyl-carrier-protein] synthase family protein: MSGPTVAITGLGMITPAGLDTGSTWDGVCAGVSLARTVPELRGGALDFACTVGGGPGDAAGGARGRARRGAPGSSEPSGAPGDGRSSAVDLDAAIGGRTAFRMGRYVKFALLAAREAVADAGLDPRGWDGTRVAVVVGTSSGGTANLTEQAVVLDRRGYDATSPSAILLTIPNMPAAEIAIRMRATGPSMAPCTACSSGVTALHVARDLLATGQCDIAVAGATESIVYPVAMAGFARSGAAALAGPGDDPALLSRPFAKDRAGLVVGEGAAIMVLERERDARARGAAPRALLAGAGATTDAYHPTSPHPSGVVAQRAVEAALLDAGWSPYDIDHVNAHGTSTQLNDATEAALISRVFPHRPPVTAPKGVLGHCMGASGAIEAGLTVLTLQHGVVPPIANLDAPAVEFDIDCVTKQPLRLPMDRAVTHSFGFGGHNAVLALERA; the protein is encoded by the coding sequence ATGAGCGGACCCACTGTCGCCATCACCGGCCTCGGCATGATCACGCCGGCCGGCCTGGACACCGGATCCACCTGGGACGGCGTGTGCGCCGGTGTCTCGCTCGCCCGTACCGTCCCCGAACTGCGCGGCGGCGCGCTGGACTTCGCCTGTACGGTCGGCGGCGGCCCGGGTGACGCGGCGGGCGGCGCGCGGGGCAGGGCACGGCGCGGCGCTCCCGGCAGCAGCGAACCCAGCGGCGCGCCCGGGGACGGCCGGAGCAGCGCGGTCGATCTCGACGCGGCGATCGGCGGGCGTACGGCCTTCCGGATGGGCCGGTACGTGAAGTTCGCGCTGCTCGCCGCGCGCGAGGCGGTCGCCGATGCCGGGCTCGACCCGCGCGGTTGGGACGGTACGCGGGTCGCCGTGGTCGTCGGCACCAGCAGCGGGGGCACGGCGAACCTCACGGAACAGGCCGTGGTGCTCGACCGGCGCGGTTACGACGCGACCTCGCCGTCGGCCATCCTGTTGACGATCCCCAACATGCCGGCCGCCGAGATCGCCATCCGGATGCGGGCCACCGGGCCCAGCATGGCGCCCTGCACGGCCTGTTCGTCGGGTGTCACGGCGCTGCACGTGGCGCGCGACCTGCTTGCCACCGGGCAGTGCGACATCGCGGTGGCGGGTGCGACGGAGTCGATCGTCTACCCCGTCGCGATGGCCGGGTTCGCCCGCTCCGGCGCGGCGGCGCTGGCCGGGCCCGGGGACGATCCGGCGCTGCTGTCAAGGCCGTTCGCGAAGGACCGCGCCGGGCTGGTGGTCGGCGAGGGCGCCGCGATCATGGTGCTGGAGCGCGAGCGCGACGCGCGGGCGCGCGGCGCGGCGCCCCGGGCGCTGCTGGCGGGCGCCGGTGCCACCACCGACGCGTACCACCCGACCAGCCCGCACCCCTCGGGTGTGGTGGCGCAGCGGGCGGTGGAGGCGGCGCTGCTGGACGCGGGGTGGAGCCCGTACGACATCGACCATGTCAACGCGCACGGCACCTCGACCCAGCTCAACGACGCGACCGAGGCCGCGCTGATCAGCCGGGTGTTTCCGCACCGGCCGCCGGTCACGGCGCCCAAGGGCGTGCTGGGGCACTGTATGGGGGCGTCCGGGGCGATCGAGGCGGGGCTGACCGTGCTCACCCTTCAGCACGGTGTCGTACCGCCGATCGCCAATCTGGACGCGCCCGCGGTCGAGTTCGACATCGACTGCGTGACGAAACAGCCGTTGCGGCTGCCGATGGACCGGGCGGTCACCCACTCGTTCGGCTTCGGCGGACACAACGCGGTGCTCGCACTGGAGCGCGCCTGA